The following are encoded together in the Humulus lupulus chromosome 5, drHumLupu1.1, whole genome shotgun sequence genome:
- the LOC133778873 gene encoding uncharacterized protein LOC133778873, with translation MVDQHTKDRTRVQFARVLVEMDITDSPPRIIQFLNEHGQLVEQGIDYEWLPVKCKSCSGYGHIMADCRKGEMITKGKLKVVEKVEAASNAQDLKTSVEVARVNPDVQLVNKVKAPPTQDKEWLIPKIKVQAKGQGTQEYAKPGSARQEVKTSGNAFSILQDSGTSLEKGSVPTVAKELGVGALIETKLKENKVTEMMMTKFSGWDCYNSPVIEGRLLIIWRKKFVRVIVISESTQFVHCFVKMTGQDIAFCATFVYGLNTIDARKSLWEDLMKLKFPVKPWILLGDFNAVFNCDDRVGGVPIAMKDLNDSNLWLAQAHVEALKRTGSFFTWSNNQEGASRIYSRIDHALVNEDWHDIFPHSFAHFAWETSSDHCSCVIAASISEKIGFIPFRYFNF, from the exons ATGGTTGATCAACATACTAAGGATCGTACTAGAGTCCAGTTCGCTCGGGTCTTGGTTGAGATGGATATTACGGATTCTCCTCCTCGTATTATCCAATTTCTAAATGAACATGGTCAGTTAGTGGAGCAGGGCATTGATTATGAATGGCTTCCTGTGAAGTGTAAGAGTTGCTCGGGGTATGGGCATATTATGGCTGACTGTCGTAAGGGGGAAATGATTACTAAAGGGAAACTGAAAGTTGTAGAAAAGGTTGAAGCAGCTTCCAATGCTCAGGATCTAAAGACTTCGGTGGAGGTGGCAAGGGTTAATCCTGATGTTCAGCTGGTCAATAAAGTTAAGGCACCACCTACTCAGGATAAAGAATGGCTTATTCCTAAAATAAAAGTTCAAGCAAAAGGGCAAGGAACTCAAGAGTATGCTAAACCAGGTTCAGCTAGACAGGAAGTGAAGACATCTGGAAATGCTTTTAGCATTTTGCAAGATTCAGGAACTAGTTTGGAGAAGGGTTCAGTGCCAACGGTGGCAAAGGAGTTAG GAGTTGGAGCTTTAATTGAAACTAAGTTGAAGGAGAACAAGGTTACTGAAATGATGATGACTAAATTCAGTGGCTGGGATTGCTATAATAGCCCAGTTATTGAGGGTCGGTTGCTTATTATTTGGAGGAAGAAATTTGTCAGAGTGATTGTCATCTCTGAATCCACTCAGTTTGTGCATTGCTTTGTTAAAATGACAGGTCAGGATATTGCTTTTTGTGCTACATTTGTGTATGGGTTAAACACCATTGATGCGAGGAAAAGTTTATGGGAGGACCTTATGAAGCTTAAATTTCCTGTTAAGCCCTGGATTCTGCTTGGAGACTTCAATGCAGTGTTCAATTGTGATGACAGAGTTGGTGGGGTTCCTATTGCTATGAAGGACTTGAATGATTCTAATTTGTGGCTAGCTCAGGCTCATGTGGAAGCTCTCAAAAGGACTGGCTCGTTTTTCACTTGGTCTAACAACCAAGAAGGAGCTAGTAGAATATATTCGCGAATAGACCATGCGTTGGTTAATGAGGATTGGCATGATATTTTCCCTCATTCTTTTGCTCATTTTGCTTGGGAGACCTCATCTGATCACTGTTCTTGTGTCATTGCTGCTTCTATATCAGAGAAGATTGGGTTTATACCTTTTCGTTATTTTAATTTCTAG